In one window of Polynucleobacter sp. AM-7D1 DNA:
- the rpoN gene encoding RNA polymerase factor sigma-54, which produces MAISLNNRLNTQVSLTPQLQQAIKLLQLSNNELEQELAKAAEDNPLLEFEPNPEIESNLSQSNERIEAPQNNWSNTSQSSQDDEDWVERYERVAHQQTLLEHLEEQIHLLHIPPQEQSILTYLAGCLDERGYLIDDIETINAEIGALLQEQDLNSAELLERGLNQLKLLDPPGVGARNLAECLSLQIDRILDEQQGNADDWQLAKLIVNTHLNKVGSKDWLKIKQACGKSQAEVLKAVECIRSLQHNPGAQFEREHDQWVLPDVAVKAKNGQWVVESNPNAKPRISLNSEYARILKENGQKKADGALKQKMLEASWMVKNIAQREETILKVAQEIVARQQKFFSMGAVGMRPLVLREIAESLNMHESTISRVTTQKYLSCPLGIYEFKYFFSSQLSSEKGGAISSTAVQALIKQIVENEPSTKPISDTNIAKLLSDQGYVIARRTVAKYREALRIPAVHLRKA; this is translated from the coding sequence ATGGCCATTTCACTGAATAACCGCCTGAATACTCAGGTTAGCCTCACCCCGCAACTACAGCAGGCCATCAAATTACTCCAACTTTCCAATAATGAGCTGGAGCAAGAATTAGCCAAGGCTGCAGAAGACAACCCCCTCTTGGAGTTTGAGCCCAATCCTGAAATTGAGTCCAATCTCAGTCAATCAAACGAACGAATCGAAGCTCCACAGAACAATTGGTCCAATACCAGCCAGTCAAGCCAAGATGATGAAGACTGGGTGGAACGCTATGAAAGAGTTGCCCATCAACAAACCCTTCTTGAACACTTAGAAGAGCAAATTCATTTACTTCATATTCCCCCTCAAGAACAGTCGATTCTGACGTACTTAGCCGGATGTCTTGATGAGAGGGGTTATTTGATAGACGATATAGAGACCATCAACGCAGAGATTGGAGCTCTACTCCAAGAGCAAGACCTGAACTCTGCAGAACTTTTGGAGCGTGGACTCAATCAACTCAAGCTCCTTGACCCCCCAGGAGTTGGTGCGCGCAATCTTGCAGAGTGCCTTTCTTTACAAATTGATCGCATTCTAGATGAGCAACAGGGCAATGCGGATGACTGGCAACTTGCCAAACTGATTGTCAACACCCATTTAAATAAAGTGGGGTCTAAAGACTGGCTCAAAATAAAACAGGCTTGCGGCAAGTCCCAAGCAGAAGTCCTCAAAGCAGTTGAGTGTATTCGTAGCTTGCAACATAATCCTGGTGCCCAATTTGAGCGTGAACATGATCAATGGGTTTTGCCTGATGTCGCTGTCAAAGCAAAGAATGGTCAATGGGTAGTCGAATCGAATCCTAATGCGAAACCTCGCATTTCACTCAATAGTGAATACGCCAGAATCCTGAAAGAAAATGGTCAGAAGAAAGCCGACGGTGCTTTAAAGCAAAAGATGCTCGAGGCTAGCTGGATGGTAAAAAACATTGCGCAGCGCGAGGAAACAATTCTGAAGGTTGCTCAAGAGATCGTTGCGCGCCAGCAAAAATTCTTTTCCATGGGTGCAGTTGGTATGCGTCCACTCGTGCTGCGAGAAATTGCTGAAAGCCTCAATATGCATGAGTCCACCATCTCGCGCGTGACGACTCAAAAGTATCTTTCATGTCCACTCGGAATTTATGAATTCAAATACTTTTTCAGCAGTCAGCTCAGCTCAGAAAAAGGTGGCGCAATTTCTTCAACAGCAGTTCAAGCTTTGATCAAGCAAATTGTAGAAAATGAGCCCTCAACTAAACCGATCTCTGATACCAACATCGCCAAGTTACTGAGTGATCAGGGCTACGTTATTGCCAGAAGAACTGTTGCGAAATACCGTGAAGCTCTTCGCATACCGGCAGTGCACCTTCGCAAAGCTTAG
- a CDS encoding surface-adhesin E family protein, translating to MGKPFSINLAVLVLSSFFGVSLAYAQANDDLVTVLDGKHYTIAYYKSSIKLLPPDWKKVWIITNRKSSDGQSRVASVRRNILFNCVRNTYSTLATVNYAEPMAGGKPMLQTGSGFELNDEPVPEESPLAIVQSQVCAP from the coding sequence ATGGGCAAGCCTTTTTCGATCAATCTCGCCGTACTAGTTCTCTCCAGTTTTTTTGGGGTGAGCTTGGCGTACGCGCAGGCAAATGACGATTTGGTTACGGTGCTTGATGGTAAGCATTACACCATTGCTTACTACAAAAGTTCTATCAAGTTATTGCCGCCTGACTGGAAAAAAGTTTGGATCATTACAAATCGAAAATCGAGTGATGGACAGTCGCGAGTGGCGTCAGTTCGTCGCAACATCCTTTTTAACTGCGTGCGCAATACCTACTCCACCCTGGCAACTGTCAATTACGCAGAGCCCATGGCAGGAGGCAAGCCAATGCTACAAACTGGTTCTGGTTTCGAGTTAAATGATGAGCCAGTTCCCGAGGAAAGTCCTTTAGCAATTGTGCAGAGTCAAGTTTGTGCGCCTTAA
- a CDS encoding PDZ domain-containing protein, which yields MFSLRLPRSQRNIYFWFLAFSGFLVAVSLMTLLGAASELSSASIELKNLKVAGPNLEDFVNTQNIDFRLNAKNTQRRLKPTDIPKLVDDAIIPVGLDEAVTRAFQFFAEFENKRFQPILTVTLPVIESVEPGSPADLAGIKAGDLVLNVNSVKVESVMGFYLALNEKPSTEMALKLLRHKKDNVSVVLRLIGKGPINDSNCGLKFSTPPDAVYITEQETKRQAEQYRRDMLPSIPVDWRPEAANNLMQTAKRLNLIAKSVIDPSGANPAKIQSKDVLVWQHKKFLENVDTYFSLRRKIESRSSSHLMGMGDAVVGFVSSLFIFAIALGLFWYQRRVTGKKS from the coding sequence TTGTTTTCACTCCGACTCCCTCGCTCGCAGCGCAATATTTATTTTTGGTTCTTAGCTTTCTCAGGCTTTTTAGTTGCCGTCTCTTTAATGACGCTATTAGGTGCTGCCAGTGAATTATCAAGTGCTTCGATTGAGCTAAAAAACCTGAAGGTAGCGGGTCCAAATCTTGAGGATTTTGTTAATACGCAAAATATTGACTTTAGATTAAATGCCAAAAATACCCAACGTAGATTGAAGCCTACTGATATCCCAAAGCTCGTAGATGATGCGATCATACCCGTGGGCTTGGATGAGGCCGTTACAAGGGCCTTCCAATTCTTTGCTGAGTTTGAAAATAAGCGTTTCCAACCGATTTTGACAGTCACCCTGCCAGTGATTGAATCAGTTGAACCTGGCTCGCCCGCTGATTTGGCTGGAATTAAAGCTGGGGACCTTGTATTGAATGTGAACTCAGTCAAAGTGGAATCGGTCATGGGTTTTTATCTGGCCTTAAATGAGAAGCCATCCACGGAGATGGCACTCAAGCTGTTAAGGCACAAAAAAGACAATGTATCGGTGGTTTTACGTCTGATTGGTAAAGGTCCAATTAATGATAGTAATTGTGGACTCAAATTTTCAACACCACCTGATGCTGTGTATATAACTGAGCAAGAAACCAAGCGTCAAGCTGAGCAATATCGTCGCGATATGCTTCCTAGCATTCCGGTAGATTGGCGTCCTGAAGCTGCAAATAATCTCATGCAAACGGCTAAGCGCCTCAATCTCATTGCTAAAAGCGTGATTGACCCCTCTGGCGCTAATCCTGCAAAAATTCAGTCTAAGGATGTACTGGTTTGGCAGCACAAAAAGTTCCTAGAAAATGTGGATACGTATTTTTCTCTCAGAAGAAAAATTGAGAGCAGAAGTAGCTCCCATTTAATGGGTATGGGCGATGCAGTCGTTGGCTTTGTATCTAGCTTGTTTATTTTTGCGATCGCATTAGGATTATTCTGGTATCAGCGTCGAGTAACTGGTAAAAAATCATGA
- the flgA gene encoding flagellar basal body P-ring formation chaperone FlgA — MRLLGFALFAYLVQFLVAFSVQAALPPDVEASMKRFIQKSPSVNGLRVEVQLMEPNQVIPACLGGSIEILTPPGVRLWGRSTLQLRCAKASWMVNVPVNIHAYGDYVVASRYLGFGQKIENGDIRVIEGDLTTLPDDVLRTPRAAYEKVLSRSLQMGSPIGLNDLKESSVIKVGDPVLIQLVGKGFQVSGEGTAQTAGMIGDMVRVRLMDGQVLQGKVLRPGVIGVNVE, encoded by the coding sequence ATGCGCTTGCTCGGCTTTGCTCTATTCGCCTACCTAGTTCAATTTCTTGTGGCTTTTAGCGTTCAGGCTGCCTTGCCTCCCGATGTAGAGGCGTCCATGAAGCGCTTCATTCAAAAAAGTCCTAGTGTGAACGGTCTCCGTGTTGAGGTGCAACTGATGGAGCCAAACCAGGTGATTCCGGCCTGTTTAGGGGGTTCTATTGAGATATTGACCCCTCCTGGCGTTCGGCTCTGGGGTAGAAGTACCTTGCAATTACGTTGTGCCAAGGCCTCTTGGATGGTCAATGTGCCTGTCAATATCCATGCTTATGGGGATTACGTTGTGGCTAGCCGCTACCTTGGTTTTGGCCAAAAGATCGAAAATGGTGATATTCGGGTGATTGAAGGGGATTTAACCACCTTGCCTGATGATGTCTTGAGGACTCCCCGAGCTGCCTACGAAAAGGTATTAAGTCGCTCGCTACAAATGGGGTCACCAATTGGGCTAAACGATTTAAAGGAATCATCCGTAATAAAGGTAGGAGATCCTGTTTTGATCCAATTGGTGGGTAAGGGATTTCAGGTATCGGGAGAAGGAACTGCCCAAACCGCCGGAATGATAGGTGATATGGTGCGTGTGCGCCTGATGGACGGTCAGGTCTTGCAAGGTAAGGTTTTAAGGCCAGGCGTGATCGGGGTTAATGTAGAGTGA
- the flgM gene encoding flagellar biosynthesis anti-sigma factor FlgM: protein MKINENAPLIPPNSGVAKPTPGSNSAAVNNTAAKANADVVSGPAVNLDISLTAKLAEVQNDSKASKASDEALIEKLRAKVAAGEFEIDYKKISQAMLKDVVAAIGQKPNRA, encoded by the coding sequence ATGAAGATTAATGAGAATGCACCACTGATTCCACCAAATTCAGGAGTGGCTAAACCCACGCCAGGCTCAAACTCGGCTGCTGTAAATAACACTGCTGCTAAAGCTAATGCTGATGTAGTTTCTGGCCCAGCTGTTAATTTAGATATCAGCCTGACTGCAAAGTTGGCTGAAGTTCAAAATGATTCCAAGGCAAGTAAAGCAAGCGACGAAGCTTTGATTGAAAAGTTGCGCGCTAAAGTTGCTGCTGGTGAATTTGAGATTGATTACAAGAAAATCTCTCAAGCGATGCTCAAAGATGTCGTTGCCGCAATTGGTCAAAAGCCCAATCGCGCATAA